One genomic region from Enterobacter hormaechei ATCC 49162 encodes:
- the hscA gene encoding Fe-S protein assembly chaperone HscA, whose protein sequence is MALLQISEPGLSAAPHQRRLAVGIDLGTTNSLVATVRSGQAETLADEQGRHLLPSVVHYQQQGHAVGFDARANASRDPANTISSVKRMMGRSLADIQARYPHLPYQLQASENGLPMIATAAGLLNPIRVSADILKALAERATATLGGDLDGVVITVPAYFDDAQRQGTKDAARLAGLHVLRLLNEPTAAAIAYGLDSGQEGVIAVYDLGGGTFDISILRLSRGVFEVLATGGDSALGGDDFDHLLADYIREQAGISDRSDVRVQRELLDAAIDAKIALSDAQSVSVNVAGWQGEITRDQFSELIAPLVKRTLLACRRALKDAGVDASEVLEVVMVGGSTRVPLVRERVGEFFGRTPLTSIDPDKVVAVGAAIQADILVGNKPDSEMLLLDVIPLSLGLETMGGLVEKVIPRNTTIPVARAQEFTTFKDGQTAMSIHVMQGERELVQDCRSLARFALRGIPALPAGGAHIRVTFQVDADGLLSVTAMEKSTGVESSIQVKPSYGLTDGEIASMIQDSMSYAEQDVKARMLAEQKVEAARVLESLTGALAADAALLSAAERQVIDQAAAHLSLVAMGHDADAIEEAIKNVDKQTQDFAARRMDKSVRVALKGQSVDEV, encoded by the coding sequence ATGGCCTTATTACAAATTAGTGAGCCTGGCTTAAGTGCCGCACCGCATCAGCGTCGTCTGGCGGTGGGTATTGATCTGGGCACCACCAATTCCCTCGTGGCGACCGTGCGCAGCGGCCAGGCGGAAACGCTGGCTGACGAGCAGGGCCGCCATCTGCTGCCTTCCGTGGTCCACTACCAGCAGCAGGGTCATGCGGTCGGGTTTGATGCCCGCGCTAACGCCTCGCGCGATCCGGCCAATACCATCAGCTCGGTTAAGCGCATGATGGGCCGCTCGCTGGCGGATATCCAGGCCCGCTACCCGCACCTGCCGTATCAGCTTCAGGCCAGCGAAAACGGCCTGCCGATGATTGCGACCGCTGCCGGTCTGTTGAACCCGATTCGCGTTTCCGCTGACATTCTCAAAGCGCTGGCGGAGCGCGCCACGGCGACGCTTGGCGGCGATCTGGACGGCGTGGTGATCACCGTTCCGGCCTACTTCGACGACGCACAGCGTCAGGGCACCAAAGACGCCGCGCGTCTGGCGGGCCTGCACGTGCTGCGCCTGCTGAACGAACCGACGGCAGCGGCGATTGCCTACGGCCTCGACTCCGGTCAGGAAGGGGTGATTGCGGTCTACGATCTTGGCGGCGGCACCTTTGATATCTCTATCCTGCGCTTAAGCCGCGGCGTGTTTGAAGTGCTGGCGACAGGCGGGGATTCCGCGCTGGGCGGCGACGACTTTGACCATCTGCTGGCGGACTACATCCGCGAACAGGCGGGCATCAGCGATCGCAGCGATGTGCGCGTACAGCGTGAACTGCTGGATGCGGCCATCGACGCCAAAATCGCCCTGAGCGATGCACAGTCCGTCAGCGTGAACGTCGCAGGCTGGCAGGGTGAGATCACCCGCGACCAGTTCAGCGAACTGATTGCGCCTCTGGTTAAACGCACGCTGCTGGCCTGCCGTCGCGCATTGAAAGATGCGGGCGTCGACGCCAGCGAGGTGCTGGAAGTGGTCATGGTTGGCGGCTCAACCCGCGTGCCGCTGGTGCGCGAGCGCGTGGGCGAATTCTTTGGCCGCACGCCGCTGACCTCCATCGACCCGGACAAAGTGGTTGCCGTGGGCGCCGCTATCCAGGCCGATATTCTGGTGGGCAACAAGCCGGACAGCGAAATGCTGCTGCTGGACGTCATCCCGCTGTCGCTGGGTTTAGAAACCATGGGCGGCCTGGTGGAGAAAGTCATTCCGCGCAACACCACTATTCCGGTGGCACGCGCGCAGGAGTTCACGACCTTCAAAGACGGCCAGACCGCGATGTCGATCCACGTGATGCAGGGCGAACGCGAGCTGGTGCAGGACTGCCGCTCTCTGGCGCGCTTTGCGCTGCGCGGCATCCCGGCGCTGCCAGCGGGCGGGGCGCACATTCGCGTCACCTTCCAGGTGGATGCGGACGGTCTGCTGAGCGTGACGGCGATGGAAAAATCGACCGGCGTGGAATCGTCCATCCAGGTGAAGCCGTCTTACGGCCTGACCGATGGCGAGATCGCCTCCATGATTCAGGACTCAATGAGCTACGCCGAGCAGGATGTGAAGGCACGTATGCTGGCTGAACAGAAAGTTGAAGCCGCACGCGTACTGGAAAGCCTGACCGGTGCGCTCGCTGCCGATGCCGCGCTGTTAAGCGCCGCAGAGCGTCAGGTAATTGACCAGGCTGCCGCGCATTTAAGCCTGGTGGCTATGGGCCATGACGCTGACGCCATAGAAGAAGCCATTAAAAACGTTGATAAACAAACCCAGGACTTCGCTGCTCGCCGCATGGACAAATCTGTCCGCGTTGCGCTGAAAGGCCAGTCCGTGGACGAGGTTTAA
- the pepB gene encoding aminopeptidase PepB: MTEAMKITLSTQPADARWGEKATYSINNDGITLHLTGKDDLGLIQRAARKIDGLGIKHVSLEGEGWDTDRSWAFWAGYKGPKGTRKIEWANLDEAGQKELESRLQIIDWVRDTINAPAEELGPEQLAQRAVDLLCGVAGEKMSYRITKGEDLREQNYLGIHTVGRGSERPPVLLALDYNPTGDKEAPVFACLVGKGITFDTGGYSLKQSAFMDSMKSDMGGAATITGALAFAITRGLNKRVKLYLCCADNMVSGNAFKLGDIIRYRNGKNVEVMNTDAEGRLVLADGLIDACAQKPELIIDMATLTGAAKTALGNDYHALFSFDDKLAARLLASAAAENEPFWRLPLAEFHRSQLPSNFAELNNTASAAYPAGASTAAGFLSHFVENYHEGWLHIDCSATYRKAAVEQWSAGATGLGVRTVANLLTAE, translated from the coding sequence ATGACCGAAGCGATGAAGATTACGCTCTCCACGCAGCCTGCGGACGCACGCTGGGGCGAGAAAGCCACGTACAGCATCAACAACGACGGTATTACCCTGCACCTGACGGGCAAAGATGATTTGGGCCTGATCCAGCGCGCCGCGCGTAAAATTGACGGCCTGGGCATTAAGCATGTGTCGCTGGAAGGCGAAGGCTGGGACACCGACCGCAGCTGGGCGTTCTGGGCGGGCTACAAAGGGCCGAAAGGCACCCGCAAAATTGAGTGGGCGAACCTCGACGAAGCCGGTCAGAAAGAGCTGGAAAGCCGCCTGCAAATTATCGACTGGGTACGCGACACCATCAACGCCCCGGCAGAAGAGTTAGGTCCTGAGCAACTGGCGCAGCGCGCGGTTGACCTGCTGTGTGGCGTGGCGGGTGAAAAAATGTCCTACCGCATCACCAAAGGTGAAGATCTGCGCGAGCAGAACTACCTGGGCATCCACACCGTGGGCCGTGGCTCCGAGCGTCCTCCGGTCCTGCTGGCGCTGGATTACAACCCAACCGGCGATAAAGAAGCGCCGGTCTTTGCCTGTCTGGTCGGGAAAGGTATCACCTTCGACACCGGCGGCTACAGCCTGAAGCAAAGCGCGTTTATGGACTCCATGAAGTCTGACATGGGCGGCGCGGCAACCATCACCGGCGCGCTGGCGTTTGCCATTACTCGCGGTCTGAACAAGCGCGTGAAGCTGTACCTGTGCTGTGCGGACAACATGGTGAGCGGCAATGCCTTCAAGCTGGGCGATATCATTCGCTACCGCAACGGCAAAAACGTCGAAGTGATGAACACCGACGCCGAAGGCCGTCTGGTGCTGGCCGATGGCCTGATTGACGCCTGTGCGCAGAAGCCGGAGCTGATTATCGACATGGCGACCCTGACCGGCGCGGCGAAAACCGCCCTGGGCAACGACTACCACGCGCTGTTCAGCTTCGACGACAAGCTGGCCGCTCGCCTGCTGGCAAGCGCGGCTGCGGAAAACGAACCGTTCTGGCGTCTGCCACTGGCCGAGTTCCACCGCAGCCAGCTGCCGTCTAACTTTGCCGAGCTGAACAACACCGCGAGCGCGGCGTACCCGGCGGGGGCAAGCACCGCAGCAGGCTTCCTGTCTCACTTCGTTGAGAACTACCATGAAGGCTGGCTGCACATTGACTGCTCCGCAACCTACCGTAAAGCGGCGGTTGAGCAGTGGTCCGCGGGGGCGACCGGTCTGGGCGTGCGTACCGTGGCGAACCTGCTGACGGCTGAGTAA
- the sseB gene encoding enhanced serine sensitivity protein SseB codes for MSETKNELETLLAQAATEPAHRPAFFRTLLESTVWVPGTAAEGEQVVEDSSLDLLHWEKDDGTSVIPFFTSLEALQEAVEDEQAFVVMPVRTLFEMTLGQTLFLNAKLPTGKEFTPREISHLMGEEGNPLSTQEVLEGGETLLLSEVAEPPAQMIDSLTTLFKTIKPVKRAFLCSIKESADEQPVLLIGIEADGDIEEIIQAAGSVATDTLPGDEPIDICQVKKGEKGISHFITEHITPFYERRWGGFLRDLKTNRII; via the coding sequence ATGTCCGAAACCAAAAACGAATTAGAAACCCTGCTGGCGCAGGCGGCGACCGAGCCCGCCCACCGCCCAGCTTTTTTCCGTACGCTGCTGGAATCCACCGTCTGGGTGCCAGGCACCGCGGCGGAAGGTGAGCAGGTTGTCGAAGACAGCTCGCTGGATCTGCTGCACTGGGAGAAAGATGACGGCACGTCGGTGATCCCGTTCTTCACCTCACTGGAAGCGTTGCAGGAGGCGGTAGAAGACGAACAGGCATTCGTGGTGATGCCGGTGCGCACGCTGTTCGAGATGACGCTGGGGCAGACATTGTTTCTTAACGCCAAACTGCCGACCGGGAAAGAGTTCACTCCGCGTGAAATCAGCCACCTGATGGGTGAAGAGGGCAACCCGCTCAGCACCCAGGAGGTGCTGGAAGGGGGCGAAACGCTGCTGCTGTCTGAAGTGGCCGAGCCGCCCGCGCAGATGATTGACTCCCTGACCACGCTGTTTAAAACCATCAAGCCGGTAAAACGTGCGTTTCTCTGCTCCATCAAAGAGAGCGCTGACGAACAGCCCGTGCTGCTGATTGGTATTGAGGCGGACGGCGATATTGAGGAGATCATCCAGGCGGCGGGCAGCGTGGCGACCGACACGCTGCCGGGCGATGAGCCGATTGATATCTGTCAGGTGAAGAAAGGTGAGAAGGGCATCAGCCACTTTATTACCGAGCACATCACCCCGTTCTACGAGCGTCGCTGGGGCGGCTTCCTGCGCGATCTCAAGACCAACCGCATTATCTGA
- the sseA gene encoding 3-mercaptopyruvate sulfurtransferase, translated as MSTSYFVAADWLIEHGDDPEVQIIDARMAPPGQEHRDVPDEYRAGHLPGAVFFDIEALSDHTSPLPHMLPRPEAFSVAMRELGISKDKHLVVYDEGNLFSAPRAWWMLKNFGVEKVSILAGGLAGWKRDELPLQQGDVTLPEGEFDATFDAHVVKRLTDVLVVSHEKTAQIVDARPAPRFNAEADEPRPGLRRGHIPGALNVPWGDLVFEGELKTTDELRAIFERAGVDLHRPVIASCGSGVTACVVILALATLGANDVTLYDGAWSEWGARDDLPVEPAK; from the coding sequence ATGTCCACCTCATATTTTGTCGCCGCCGACTGGCTGATTGAGCACGGCGATGACCCGGAAGTCCAGATTATTGACGCGCGTATGGCCCCGCCGGGCCAGGAGCATCGTGACGTTCCCGATGAATATCGCGCAGGGCATCTGCCCGGCGCGGTATTTTTTGATATCGAAGCCCTCTCCGATCACACCTCTCCCCTGCCGCACATGCTGCCGCGCCCGGAAGCGTTTTCCGTGGCGATGCGCGAGCTGGGCATCAGCAAAGATAAACATCTTGTTGTTTACGATGAAGGTAATCTCTTCTCTGCGCCGCGGGCGTGGTGGATGCTGAAAAACTTCGGCGTGGAAAAAGTGTCGATTCTGGCGGGCGGGCTTGCAGGCTGGAAGCGTGATGAGCTGCCGCTTCAGCAGGGCGACGTCACGCTGCCAGAAGGGGAGTTCGACGCGACGTTCGACGCGCACGTGGTGAAACGCCTGACCGATGTGCTGGTCGTGAGCCATGAAAAGACGGCACAAATCGTCGATGCCCGTCCCGCGCCGCGCTTTAACGCTGAAGCGGATGAACCGCGTCCGGGGCTGAGGCGTGGTCATATTCCAGGGGCGCTGAACGTGCCGTGGGGCGATCTGGTGTTTGAAGGTGAGCTGAAAACTACCGATGAATTGCGCGCCATTTTTGAACGTGCGGGCGTTGATTTACATCGTCCGGTTATTGCCAGCTGCGGCTCCGGCGTGACGGCCTGCGTGGTAATTCTGGCGCTGGCAACCCTTGGCGCGAATGACGTGACTCTCTACGACGGCGCCTGGAGTGAATGGGGTGCACGAGACGATCTGCCGGTTGAACCGGCAAAATAA
- the fdx gene encoding ISC system 2Fe-2S type ferredoxin, whose amino-acid sequence MPKIVILPHADLCPDGAVLEAKTGETILDVALRAGIEVEHACEKSCACTTCHCIVREGFDSLAESTEDEDDMLDKAWGLEPDSRLSCQAAVTDEDLVVEFPRYTINHAREH is encoded by the coding sequence ATGCCAAAGATTGTAATTTTGCCTCATGCGGACCTCTGTCCGGATGGCGCTGTTCTGGAAGCGAAGACCGGTGAAACCATTCTCGATGTTGCCCTGCGTGCAGGTATCGAAGTGGAACACGCCTGTGAAAAATCCTGTGCCTGCACCACCTGCCACTGCATCGTGCGTGAAGGTTTCGACTCTCTTGCTGAGAGCACCGAAGATGAAGACGATATGCTGGATAAAGCATGGGGTCTGGAGCCAGACAGCCGCCTGAGCTGTCAGGCCGCGGTGACCGATGAAGATCTGGTCGTGGAATTCCCACGCTACACCATCAACCACGCACGCGAGCATTGA
- a CDS encoding 6-phospho-alpha-glucosidase translates to MFTPPFILSIAGGGSTYTPGIVKSLMVRLHDFPLAEIRLYDIDEARQNTIAPVVEKVIRDHSQSIKFTVTSDPEVAFSGAHFVFAQMRVGQYKMREQDEKIPLRHGVVGQETCGPGGLAYGLRTILPMVELIDRVERYAHEKAWIVNYSNPAAIVAEGVRRLRPNARVLNICDMPVAAMRNMGAILGVDRHKLEVDYFGLNHFGWFTHVRVDGEDKLPELRKHIAKFGLLTEDAAKTDPQHSDPSWVKTWRNIKPIMDLFPEYLPNPYLQYYLMPNQIVEHQNPDYTRANEVMNGREKKLFAAAEEYKRTGILPDAFHVGVHGEFIVDVACSLAFNLRQRHLVMVENRGAITNLPYDAVVEVPAYITSEGPEPVRMGQVPLFHQTLLQQQLASEQLLVEATIEGSYEKALQAFTLNRTVPTMEHAKAILDEMIEANRDYWPALQKAWQDGEAVKK, encoded by the coding sequence ATGTTTACACCCCCATTTATTCTGTCGATTGCCGGTGGCGGTAGTACCTACACGCCAGGTATTGTGAAAAGCCTGATGGTACGCCTGCACGATTTCCCCCTGGCAGAGATTCGCCTGTATGACATCGACGAGGCGCGTCAGAACACCATTGCGCCCGTGGTAGAGAAGGTCATTCGCGACCACAGCCAGAGCATCAAATTTACCGTCACCAGCGACCCGGAAGTGGCCTTCAGCGGCGCACATTTTGTTTTTGCTCAGATGCGCGTCGGACAGTACAAAATGCGCGAGCAGGATGAAAAAATTCCGCTGCGTCATGGCGTGGTCGGCCAGGAAACCTGCGGACCGGGTGGGCTGGCGTATGGCCTGCGCACCATCCTGCCGATGGTGGAGCTGATCGATCGGGTGGAACGCTACGCGCATGAGAAAGCCTGGATCGTGAACTACTCCAACCCGGCGGCGATCGTCGCTGAAGGCGTGCGCCGCCTGCGCCCCAACGCGCGCGTGCTGAACATCTGCGATATGCCGGTTGCCGCCATGCGCAATATGGGCGCCATTCTGGGCGTGGATCGTCATAAACTGGAGGTGGACTATTTTGGCCTCAACCACTTCGGCTGGTTTACCCACGTGCGGGTGGACGGTGAGGACAAATTACCGGAGCTGCGTAAACATATCGCGAAGTTTGGCCTGCTGACGGAAGATGCCGCGAAAACCGACCCGCAGCACTCGGATCCGTCGTGGGTGAAAACCTGGCGCAACATCAAGCCGATCATGGATCTCTTCCCGGAGTACCTGCCGAACCCTTATTTACAGTACTACCTGATGCCAAACCAGATTGTGGAGCATCAGAACCCGGACTATACCCGCGCCAACGAAGTGATGAACGGGCGTGAGAAAAAACTGTTTGCCGCAGCCGAAGAATATAAGCGCACCGGGATCTTACCGGATGCCTTCCACGTTGGCGTTCACGGCGAGTTTATCGTGGACGTCGCCTGCTCGCTGGCGTTCAACCTGCGCCAGCGTCATCTGGTAATGGTGGAGAACCGCGGGGCGATTACCAATCTGCCGTACGATGCGGTGGTCGAGGTGCCTGCCTATATTACTTCCGAAGGGCCGGAGCCTGTGCGCATGGGGCAAGTGCCGCTGTTCCATCAGACTCTGCTGCAACAGCAGCTGGCGTCTGAACAGCTGCTGGTAGAGGCGACCATCGAAGGCAGCTACGAGAAAGCGCTTCAGGCGTTCACCCTCAACCGCACCGTGCCGACCATGGAGCACGCGAAGGCGATTCTGGATGAGATGATTGAAGCCAACCGCGACTACTGGCCTGCGCTGCAAAAAGCCTGGCAGGACGGCGAAGCGGTGAAAAAATAG
- the iscX gene encoding Fe-S cluster assembly protein IscX — protein MGLKWTDSREIGEALYDANPDLDPKTVRFTDMHQWICDLEDFDDDPNASNEKILEAILLVWLDEAE, from the coding sequence ATGGGACTGAAGTGGACAGACAGCCGTGAAATCGGCGAAGCGCTCTACGACGCGAACCCGGATCTCGATCCGAAGACCGTACGATTCACCGACATGCATCAGTGGATTTGCGATCTGGAGGATTTCGACGATGATCCAAACGCATCCAATGAAAAAATTCTGGAGGCGATTCTGTTAGTCTGGTTAGATGAAGCAGAGTAA
- a CDS encoding PTS transporter subunit EIIC — translation MKRAVNALQNFGKSLYGPVLILPIVGLFIAFGNVLGNGNLAEYLPFLGHPLIQSVGQLIAKSAVSVLVNLALVFAVGIPIGLATRDKGYAALIGLVTFIVFINAMNVTLQLQGELAPAEQMKAAGQSMVLGVQVLEMGVFAGILTGALSGYLYNKYSSVQFNGAMAIYSGHCFVAIVILPVSMLLGVVMSELWPYAQHGISALALAIKGSGPFGVAIYGFLERILVPTGLHHLVYTPFLYTELGGTQEVCGTAYQGARNIYFAEMACPDVKQLSSTVVWDARGISKMFGLPAAALAMYMTAKPERKAIAKAILIPAALTSLLVGVTEPIEFSFLFVAPLLFVVHAVLTGIGMMLFSLFGVHAIGANGIIDFILYNLPLGTEKSNWPMYIVVGLIMFALYFLVFRFLILRFNMKTPGREDEDQETRLYSKQEYQAKGNNDGLGESIVVGLGGRENIEVVDNCYTRLRVTVKDVAIIDEPRLKATGAKGIIKQGNNVQVVYGLHVKKMREAVETFL, via the coding sequence ATGAAACGAGCCGTGAACGCCCTACAAAATTTCGGAAAATCACTTTACGGACCTGTACTTATTTTACCCATCGTCGGTCTGTTTATCGCCTTCGGGAATGTGCTGGGTAACGGCAATCTGGCCGAATACCTGCCGTTTCTCGGCCATCCGCTGATCCAGAGTGTCGGCCAGCTGATCGCCAAATCTGCCGTGTCGGTGCTGGTAAACCTGGCGCTGGTGTTTGCCGTCGGGATCCCGATTGGCCTGGCAACGCGAGACAAAGGCTACGCGGCGCTGATTGGGCTGGTGACTTTTATTGTTTTTATCAATGCCATGAACGTGACGTTACAGCTTCAGGGGGAACTGGCGCCTGCTGAGCAGATGAAAGCTGCCGGACAAAGCATGGTCCTGGGCGTCCAGGTGCTGGAGATGGGCGTTTTCGCCGGGATCCTGACCGGGGCGCTCTCCGGTTATCTGTACAACAAATATTCCAGCGTCCAGTTTAACGGCGCGATGGCGATTTACTCCGGCCACTGCTTCGTCGCGATTGTGATACTGCCCGTCTCTATGCTGCTCGGCGTGGTCATGAGCGAACTGTGGCCGTACGCACAGCACGGTATTAGCGCGCTGGCGCTGGCCATTAAAGGCTCCGGCCCGTTCGGCGTAGCCATTTACGGTTTCCTTGAACGCATTCTGGTGCCGACGGGCCTGCATCATCTGGTCTATACGCCATTCCTTTACACCGAACTGGGCGGTACGCAGGAGGTCTGCGGTACGGCTTACCAGGGCGCGCGCAATATCTACTTCGCCGAGATGGCCTGCCCGGACGTGAAGCAGCTCAGCAGCACCGTGGTGTGGGATGCGCGCGGCATCAGCAAGATGTTCGGCCTGCCCGCCGCCGCGCTGGCGATGTACATGACCGCGAAGCCCGAGCGTAAAGCGATTGCGAAAGCCATTCTGATCCCGGCGGCGCTGACCTCGCTGCTGGTCGGCGTAACCGAGCCGATTGAGTTCTCCTTCCTGTTTGTTGCCCCGCTGCTGTTCGTGGTGCATGCGGTGCTGACCGGCATCGGCATGATGCTGTTCTCGCTGTTTGGCGTTCACGCTATCGGCGCTAACGGGATTATCGATTTCATCCTCTACAACCTGCCGCTCGGCACGGAAAAGTCCAACTGGCCAATGTACATCGTGGTCGGGCTGATCATGTTCGCGCTCTACTTCCTGGTGTTCCGCTTCCTGATCCTGCGCTTCAACATGAAAACGCCGGGGCGTGAGGATGAGGACCAGGAGACGCGCCTCTACAGCAAGCAGGAGTACCAGGCGAAGGGCAATAACGACGGGCTGGGCGAATCGATCGTGGTGGGTCTGGGCGGTCGGGAAAACATAGAGGTGGTGGATAACTGCTACACCCGCTTACGCGTCACGGTGAAGGACGTCGCCATCATCGACGAACCGCGCCTGAAAGCAACCGGCGCAAAAGGGATTATCAAACAAGGTAACAACGTTCAGGTGGTCTACGGGCTGCATGTCAAAAAAATGCGAGAAGCCGTTGAGACGTTTCTCTGA
- the iscA gene encoding iron-sulfur cluster assembly protein IscA, with protein sequence MSITLSDSAAARVSSFLANRGKGFGLRLGVRTSGCSGMAYVLEFVDEPASDDTVFEDKGVKVVVDGKSLQFLNGTQLDFVKEGLNEGFKFTNPNVKDECGCGESFHV encoded by the coding sequence ATGTCGATTACCCTTAGCGACAGCGCTGCCGCGCGAGTAAGCTCTTTTCTGGCGAACCGTGGTAAAGGCTTTGGCCTGCGACTGGGCGTACGTACCTCCGGCTGTTCTGGTATGGCTTACGTACTGGAGTTTGTTGACGAACCGGCGTCTGATGACACCGTGTTTGAAGACAAGGGCGTGAAGGTGGTGGTCGATGGCAAAAGCCTGCAATTCCTCAACGGCACTCAGCTGGACTTCGTAAAAGAAGGCCTGAACGAAGGGTTCAAATTCACGAACCCGAACGTCAAAGACGAGTGTGGTTGCGGCGAAAGCTTCCACGTTTAA
- a CDS encoding MurR/RpiR family transcriptional regulator, translated as MDNRLATLLTRGSSLTRAEYRVLAHLTEHPLLVGNITVRELAQATFVSTATIMRLCQKLGFSGFSEFIWHCKQLLSDTPHITVQPEQQTELPALFAQFIANYQHTFQWVTQDKRQQFASLLRQKESFFLYGAGFSYLFAEYLTKKLQVLGKTAFISGPGDSRNIFLSNAARYQVFIAVSRSGETEQVLDKARIAKNVGMTIVAFTRASANTLAGMADVHFALYDEAVHFAAEAAGVTSFESNLVLLMDLLLLEATG; from the coding sequence ATGGATAACCGCCTGGCTACGCTGTTAACGCGCGGGTCGTCGCTGACCCGTGCAGAGTATCGCGTCCTCGCCCATCTTACGGAGCATCCGTTACTGGTGGGCAACATCACGGTGCGCGAGCTGGCGCAGGCGACATTTGTCTCCACCGCGACGATTATGCGGCTGTGCCAGAAGTTAGGCTTCAGTGGCTTTAGCGAGTTTATCTGGCACTGCAAGCAACTGCTTTCTGATACACCGCATATCACCGTGCAGCCTGAGCAACAGACAGAATTGCCCGCGCTTTTTGCTCAGTTCATTGCCAACTATCAGCACACCTTCCAGTGGGTCACCCAGGACAAACGCCAGCAGTTTGCCAGCCTGTTGCGCCAGAAAGAGAGCTTCTTTCTCTACGGCGCCGGGTTTTCCTATCTTTTTGCCGAGTACCTGACCAAAAAGTTGCAGGTGCTGGGAAAAACGGCGTTTATCTCCGGACCGGGGGACAGCCGGAATATTTTCCTCAGCAACGCCGCGCGTTATCAGGTGTTTATTGCCGTTTCGCGCAGCGGCGAAACGGAGCAGGTGCTGGATAAAGCGCGGATTGCCAAAAACGTCGGCATGACGATTGTCGCCTTTACCCGCGCGTCGGCCAATACGCTGGCGGGAATGGCGGACGTGCACTTTGCCCTCTATGACGAGGCGGTACACTTCGCCGCCGAAGCCGCAGGGGTGACGTCGTTTGAGTCGAATCTGGTGCTGCTGATGGATTTACTGCTGCTGGAAGCAACGGGGTGA
- the hscB gene encoding co-chaperone HscB produces MDYFTLFGLPAQYPIDLQALTIRFQDLQRQYHPDKFASGTQAEQLAAVSHSATINQAWQTLRHPLARAEYLLSLHGFDLASEQHTVRDTAFLMEQLELREELDEIEQAKDEARLERFIQRVKGMFDTRHQQMVEQLNNETWDVAADTVRKLRFLDKLRSSAEQLEEKLLDF; encoded by the coding sequence ATGGATTACTTCACTCTCTTCGGACTACCCGCTCAATACCCGATCGATCTCCAGGCGCTGACGATCCGTTTTCAGGATCTCCAGCGTCAGTACCATCCGGATAAATTCGCCAGCGGGACGCAGGCAGAGCAGCTGGCTGCGGTATCACACTCCGCAACCATCAACCAGGCCTGGCAAACGCTGCGTCATCCCCTGGCGCGCGCAGAATATCTGCTCTCGCTCCACGGTTTCGATCTGGCGAGCGAACAGCATACCGTGCGTGACACCGCCTTTCTGATGGAACAGCTGGAGCTTCGCGAAGAGCTGGATGAGATTGAACAGGCGAAAGACGAAGCGCGTCTGGAACGTTTTATTCAACGCGTGAAGGGCATGTTCGATACCCGCCATCAGCAGATGGTGGAGCAACTGAACAACGAGACCTGGGACGTGGCGGCAGACACTGTGCGTAAACTCCGTTTTCTCGATAAACTGCGAAGCAGTGCTGAACAACTCGAAGAAAAGCTGCTCGATTTTTAA